The sequence CGCTACCGAACTCAGCCGCGCGGGGGCGGCGGTGGTCATCGCCGATCGACTGGCCCAGGAGGCGGAGGCGGCGGTCCGCACGATCGTCGCCGCGGGGGGCAAGGCGGTCGCTGTGACGGTGGATCTGGCCCAGATGCGTGCCGCCCCGCACCTCGTGCACGAGACCGTCGGCCGGTACGGCCGGATCGATATCCTCGTCAACAATGCGGGGATCCTCAATCGGACGCCGACCGAGGAACTGACCGAAGAGCAGTGGGACCGTCTCATGGCGATCAACCTCAAAGCGGTCTTCTTCATCACCCAGGCGGTGTTGCCGGTGATGGTGCGGCAAGGGAGCGGCGCCATCGTCAGCCTGGCCTCCCTCGCCGCGCGGGTTGGCGGGATCGCCGCCGGGGTCGATTACGCCATATCCAAGGCGGGGGTGGTGGGGCTGACGAGGACACTGGCCCGTCAGTACGGACCGAAGGGGATCCGGGTCAACGCG comes from bacterium and encodes:
- a CDS encoding 3-oxoacyl-ACP reductase family protein; translated protein: ATELSRAGAAVVIADRLAQEAEAAVRTIVAAGGKAVAVTVDLAQMRAAPHLVHETVGRYGRIDILVNNAGILNRTPTEELTEEQWDRLMAINLKAVFFITQAVLPVMVRQGSGAIVSLASLAARVGGIAAGVDYAISKAGVVGLTRTLARQYGPKGIRVNAVAPGVIMTEMTRPWPEEVRQDFAARTPLGRLGTPEDVARVVAFLAGPDSGFITGATIDVNGGLYMS